In Deltaproteobacteria bacterium, the following are encoded in one genomic region:
- the ilvB gene encoding biosynthetic-type acetolactate synthase large subunit, which yields MSTAKPAKQQRPEASLPRSQPPAVNSVDRVTYEDVPTILGATLSEINPEDRAHALRGAQILAQCLKLEGVDVLFGYPGGANLEIFDVLQEYDIRCIRVEHEQGAAHAAEGFARATGKVGVCLATSGPGATNLVTGIADANSDSVPIVAITGNVPSHLLGKNAFQEVDIVSITQPITKKSFLVDSVASIPTVVRQAFALAGGNRPGPVLIDIPKDVQQHYPRDPEGKYTPPRMPAEIAPPEPPVGEISSSQLDVCCQLLRTARRPILYVGGGVTSSDTQGLLLQLAEKLGCPVTTTIMGLGVFPPDHPLSLHVLGMHGTKYANVAINEADLVLAIGVRFDDRVTGKVSEFIKHGTIIHIDVDRNELNKNKPVTLPICADLRAALQQLLENVQPGDYRDWVDYVTDLKHRYPLAVTDSAELSPQYAIALLSQITKGDALITLGVGQHQMWAMQHYLARQSRSFLSSSGFGTMGFGLPAAIGAKIGCPERMVIDIDGDGSLNMTIHELSTCHRYELGVKVVVINNQWLGMVRQWQDMIYKGRRAESSLSDPTTAVKRPEEIDIYPDFLAIAHGYRVKAERVTNKEDLPAAYARMLADPREPYLLDIIVRPEENVYPMIPAGATYKDIIMSEADLKKDSSSGKQGSNI from the coding sequence TACCGACGATCCTCGGGGCGACATTGTCGGAGATTAACCCGGAAGATCGTGCGCATGCGTTGCGTGGTGCGCAGATTCTCGCCCAGTGCCTCAAACTTGAGGGAGTTGATGTGTTGTTCGGCTATCCGGGCGGGGCGAACTTAGAGATTTTCGATGTCCTGCAAGAATATGACATCCGTTGCATTCGTGTCGAACATGAACAAGGTGCCGCCCATGCGGCGGAAGGATTTGCCCGTGCGACTGGCAAAGTCGGTGTGTGTCTGGCAACTTCTGGTCCGGGGGCGACGAATCTTGTTACGGGCATCGCTGATGCGAACAGTGATTCAGTGCCGATCGTCGCTATTACAGGCAACGTGCCTTCGCACTTGCTCGGCAAGAATGCCTTTCAAGAGGTAGACATCGTCTCGATTACCCAGCCGATTACCAAGAAGAGTTTCCTCGTCGATAGTGTGGCAAGTATTCCAACGGTGGTGAGGCAAGCCTTCGCGCTGGCAGGAGGGAACCGTCCCGGCCCGGTCCTCATCGATATTCCTAAAGATGTGCAACAACACTATCCGCGTGACCCAGAAGGAAAGTATACGCCACCGCGAATGCCGGCAGAGATTGCTCCGCCAGAGCCACCGGTGGGGGAGATTTCCTCATCTCAGCTCGATGTGTGTTGTCAACTTTTGCGTACTGCGCGGCGACCGATTCTGTACGTTGGTGGCGGAGTGACGAGTTCTGATACCCAGGGACTGTTACTGCAGCTTGCGGAAAAGCTCGGCTGTCCGGTGACGACGACAATCATGGGGCTTGGAGTCTTCCCGCCAGATCATCCGTTGTCATTGCACGTCCTTGGTATGCACGGCACCAAATATGCCAATGTTGCCATTAATGAGGCAGATTTGGTTCTGGCGATCGGTGTCCGTTTTGATGACCGCGTGACCGGGAAAGTGAGTGAGTTTATCAAGCACGGCACGATTATTCATATTGATGTCGATCGCAATGAACTGAACAAGAATAAACCTGTGACTCTCCCTATCTGTGCTGACTTGCGCGCTGCGCTACAGCAACTGCTCGAAAATGTACAACCGGGTGATTATCGCGATTGGGTGGATTACGTCACAGATCTGAAGCATCGTTATCCTCTCGCAGTTACAGACAGTGCTGAACTCTCCCCGCAATACGCCATTGCTCTGCTCAGTCAGATCACCAAGGGTGATGCTTTGATAACACTTGGCGTGGGCCAGCATCAGATGTGGGCGATGCAGCATTATCTCGCGCGCCAGTCGCGGTCGTTCTTGAGCAGCTCTGGGTTTGGCACCATGGGCTTTGGCTTACCCGCTGCAATTGGTGCGAAGATTGGTTGCCCGGAGCGCATGGTCATCGATATCGATGGGGACGGGAGTCTCAACATGACCATCCACGAATTGAGCACCTGCCATCGCTACGAACTCGGTGTCAAAGTGGTTGTCATCAATAACCAGTGGTTAGGGATGGTACGGCAGTGGCAAGATATGATCTACAAAGGACGGCGCGCCGAGAGCAGCCTGAGTGACCCCACCACGGCGGTCAAACGACCTGAAGAAATCGATATCTATCCGGACTTTCTGGCCATTGCTCACGGCTACCGTGTCAAAGCAGAGCGAGTCACCAACAAAGAAGACCTCCCTGCAGCGTATGCGCGCATGCTCGCTGACCCGCGTGAGCCGTATCTGCTAGACATTATCGTTCGGCCTGAGGAGAATGTGTATCCCATGATTCCGGCAGGTGCGACCTACAAGGACATCATTATGTCTGAGGCCGACCTCAAGAAAGATTCGTCCAGTGGTAAGCAAGGCTCGAACATCTAG
- a CDS encoding LLM class flavin-dependent oxidoreductase, producing MHVGYGAVFQNPNNQLSDREIWQNEVRFAEMAEPLGFDSVWAIEHHFDDYTMCPDPVQFLTYMAGRTKTAKLGSMVIVLPWHDPIRVAEHVSVLDHLSNGRFILGIGRGLARIEYEGFRLDQNEGRALFVEHAELILEALEKGYMQGGQHTNQPRREIRPFPFKSFRGRTYAAAVSPDSSPIMAKLGVGLLVIPQKPWDAVKKDFEVYHAAWKQYHGDTPAPKPLSGGFVFVDENKDRAEEMAMKWLTSNYKTVIKHYEMTAEHFGTHKSYESYRMITKYIGKHGADTAALDFAKLMPWGTPDQVLEKLSTIKTMIDANGFMLNFSYGGMPFADVEKSLNLFAKKVLPEVKKWQTEPLKDPAEFDARQYVAA from the coding sequence ATGCACGTAGGATACGGCGCAGTTTTTCAAAATCCAAACAACCAGTTATCTGATCGCGAAATATGGCAGAACGAAGTCCGTTTCGCGGAGATGGCTGAACCGCTGGGATTCGACTCGGTCTGGGCGATTGAGCATCACTTTGATGATTACACTATGTGCCCCGATCCGGTGCAGTTCCTGACCTATATGGCTGGGCGGACGAAGACCGCAAAGCTGGGTTCGATGGTGATCGTGTTGCCGTGGCATGATCCGATTCGCGTGGCTGAACATGTGTCAGTCTTAGATCACCTCTCGAATGGTCGATTCATTTTAGGCATTGGTCGTGGGCTTGCGCGTATTGAGTATGAAGGCTTTCGTCTTGATCAGAATGAAGGACGTGCACTGTTCGTTGAACATGCCGAGCTGATCTTGGAAGCGCTTGAGAAAGGCTACATGCAAGGCGGTCAACATACCAATCAGCCGCGCCGTGAGATTCGTCCATTCCCATTCAAATCCTTCCGTGGTCGCACTTATGCGGCGGCGGTCTCGCCGGATTCGTCACCGATTATGGCGAAGCTCGGCGTCGGGCTCTTGGTCATTCCGCAAAAGCCGTGGGATGCGGTGAAAAAGGATTTCGAGGTCTATCACGCGGCCTGGAAGCAATATCATGGTGATACGCCAGCGCCGAAGCCGCTCAGCGGTGGATTCGTCTTTGTTGACGAGAATAAAGATCGCGCTGAAGAGATGGCGATGAAGTGGCTCACCAGCAATTACAAGACGGTTATCAAGCATTATGAAATGACCGCAGAGCACTTTGGCACCCATAAGAGCTATGAATCGTATCGCATGATTACCAAATATATTGGTAAACACGGCGCTGATACGGCTGCCTTGGATTTTGCCAAGCTCATGCCGTGGGGCACACCTGACCAAGTGCTGGAAAAGTTGTCGACGATCAAGACGATGATCGATGCCAACGGGTTCATGCTCAATTTCAGCTACGGCGGCATGCCGTTCGCTGATGTGGAGAAGAGTCTAAACTTGTTTGCCAAGAAAGTATTGCCAGAGGTCAAGAAGTGGCAAACTGAGCCACTGAAAGACCCGGCTGAGTTCGACGCCCGGCAGTACGTGGCAGCGTGA
- a CDS encoding MBL fold metallo-hydrolase encodes MKWKVGDVTITKITEIVYPEFSDVLPAATPEYVKNVKWLFPHFVTPEGKLTLSIHSLIVDTPTAKLVVDTCIGNDRNRDPMGIMSNLNTSYLEDMKAAGYPPESINYVLCTHLHLDHVGWNTRLQNGKWVPTFPKAQYIMEKKELDFFGNIDPNAKEDFFQVQRRVWADSVKPVLDAGLAKPIEGSPKICEGVRLIPTPGHTPGHCSVIIESKGASAMITGDFIHHPVQFHDPGIATPFDVDNNAAIATRRRVFAEYADTPTLIIGTHFAGPTAGKLVKDGDGYRLVV; translated from the coding sequence ATGAAATGGAAAGTCGGTGATGTCACGATTACGAAGATCACAGAAATCGTGTATCCGGAATTTTCTGATGTCCTTCCCGCAGCAACGCCAGAGTACGTGAAGAACGTAAAGTGGCTGTTCCCACATTTCGTCACTCCAGAGGGAAAACTCACTCTAAGTATTCATTCGCTGATTGTGGACACGCCCACAGCGAAACTCGTGGTGGATACCTGTATCGGTAATGATCGCAACCGCGATCCGATGGGAATCATGAGCAATCTCAACACCTCTTACCTCGAAGATATGAAAGCGGCAGGCTATCCGCCTGAGAGCATTAATTACGTGCTCTGCACACATTTACATCTCGACCACGTCGGCTGGAACACACGGCTGCAAAACGGCAAGTGGGTCCCGACCTTCCCCAAGGCGCAGTACATCATGGAGAAGAAGGAACTCGATTTCTTCGGCAATATTGATCCCAATGCCAAAGAAGATTTCTTTCAGGTACAACGCCGCGTCTGGGCTGATTCGGTCAAGCCAGTGCTCGATGCAGGCTTAGCAAAACCAATTGAAGGATCACCGAAAATTTGTGAAGGAGTCCGGTTGATTCCCACTCCTGGTCATACACCGGGGCATTGTTCGGTCATCATCGAGTCCAAGGGCGCGTCAGCCATGATTACCGGTGACTTCATTCATCACCCGGTACAATTCCACGATCCAGGCATCGCGACGCCGTTTGATGTCGATAATAACGCCGCGATCGCGACACGTCGCCGTGTCTTTGCTGAATATGCCGATACGCCAACGTTGATTATCGGAACGCATTTCGCTGGCCCAACGGCTGGGAAATTAGTGAAAGACGGAGATGGGTACCGGTTGGTGGTGTAA
- a CDS encoding hydantoinase B/oxoprolinase family protein gives MSVSLSATCIRSIPMVDRITALVVKDSLEAISEEMSKTVERTAVHPLFNEVHDYSTGVFFYDGSNVRLVARATAIPVHIFASILSVEALMNTFRDDLHEGDIVMLNDPYYGGTHHADWTVMKPVFFEGKPVLFPSVRAHMADFGGPVAGGYNPEAKDIWQEALRIPPIKLFEKGVLRHDILEWILANSRIPNVLRGDLAAMFGACNLAEQRIRALFTKYGGEVVNESIEYTLDYAEKRFRAEVAKWPDGVYEATSTLDHDSQGTHDLQVKATVTINGSDLSVDFAGSSPETPGFVNSPFGNTASWVFTALCAVLPEDIPVNSGVFRAVKITAPEGTVVNPLPPAPCMFSTVVIGGDVGTATMRALAQAVPEKAGAVSLNYCLCTTYGHDSRYNSMFVTIEYGNTLVAASGTRGCDGWGGWPAPMCGLIYSTVEMSEIQFPFRYHQYEYVSDTAAPGQWRGVPGFAMKRESVRDTSILNVALTGVRHTSPGFAGGKDGASSRYVLNWGTDHEEEVLESAANRPSPPGTIIATFKGGGGGWGDPFARDPHKVLDDVLDEHVSIEQAEKQYGVVIDQHTLKLDIEETIRCRARMAK, from the coding sequence ATGTCCGTTTCCCTCTCTGCCACGTGCATAAGGAGTATACCTATGGTCGATCGTATTACCGCTCTTGTGGTGAAGGATTCATTAGAAGCCATCTCCGAAGAAATGAGCAAAACAGTCGAACGGACTGCCGTGCATCCTCTGTTTAATGAGGTGCATGACTACTCGACCGGCGTGTTCTTCTACGATGGTAGTAACGTCCGTCTCGTAGCGCGCGCCACGGCGATTCCCGTACATATCTTTGCTTCGATTCTCTCAGTCGAAGCCTTGATGAACACTTTTCGTGACGATCTGCACGAAGGTGACATCGTCATGCTCAATGATCCGTATTATGGCGGGACGCATCATGCCGACTGGACGGTAATGAAACCGGTCTTCTTTGAAGGCAAGCCAGTGCTGTTTCCTTCGGTACGAGCACACATGGCCGATTTTGGTGGACCGGTGGCTGGTGGCTATAACCCAGAAGCCAAGGACATCTGGCAAGAAGCGCTACGTATTCCACCAATCAAACTCTTTGAGAAAGGCGTTCTCCGCCACGATATTTTGGAGTGGATTCTTGCCAACTCGCGTATTCCTAACGTCTTGCGTGGCGACCTGGCAGCGATGTTTGGCGCGTGTAATCTCGCTGAGCAGCGTATCAGAGCGTTGTTTACCAAGTATGGTGGTGAAGTCGTCAATGAAAGTATCGAGTACACACTCGACTACGCTGAGAAACGCTTTCGTGCGGAAGTCGCCAAGTGGCCGGACGGCGTCTATGAAGCGACTTCGACTCTAGACCACGATAGTCAAGGCACGCACGATTTACAGGTCAAAGCGACGGTGACGATCAACGGTTCAGACCTCAGTGTCGATTTCGCAGGTTCCAGTCCCGAGACCCCCGGGTTTGTGAACAGTCCGTTTGGCAATACTGCGTCGTGGGTGTTTACCGCCCTATGTGCTGTGTTACCGGAAGATATTCCCGTCAACTCTGGGGTGTTCCGTGCGGTGAAAATCACTGCACCCGAAGGCACGGTCGTGAACCCGTTACCGCCAGCGCCCTGCATGTTCAGTACGGTCGTCATTGGTGGTGATGTCGGCACCGCGACGATGCGAGCACTCGCCCAAGCGGTTCCCGAGAAGGCAGGCGCAGTGTCTCTCAATTATTGTCTCTGCACGACCTATGGCCATGACTCACGCTATAACTCGATGTTTGTCACGATTGAGTATGGCAATACGCTCGTTGCTGCGAGTGGTACGAGAGGGTGTGATGGCTGGGGTGGATGGCCAGCGCCAATGTGTGGACTGATTTACTCTACTGTCGAGATGAGCGAAATTCAGTTCCCGTTCCGCTATCACCAGTATGAATATGTTTCGGATACAGCCGCCCCCGGCCAATGGCGTGGTGTTCCTGGTTTCGCCATGAAACGCGAGAGCGTGCGAGACACCTCGATTCTCAATGTCGCGCTCACAGGGGTACGTCATACCTCTCCAGGATTTGCGGGTGGCAAAGATGGAGCGAGCAGCCGTTATGTTCTCAATTGGGGAACTGACCATGAAGAAGAAGTCCTCGAATCTGCTGCCAACCGCCCCTCACCTCCTGGGACGATTATTGCCACGTTTAAAGGTGGTGGCGGCGGTTGGGGCGATCCATTCGCCCGTGACCCACACAAGGTGTTAGATGACGTACTAGACGAGCACGTCAGTATCGAACAGGCAGAGAAACAGTATGGTGTGGTCATTGACCAGCACACGCTAAAGCTGGATATAGAAGAGACCATTCGTTGTCGAGCACGAATGGCGAAGTAG
- a CDS encoding hydantoinase B/oxoprolinase family protein, with translation MSSRCCDMAAIAKPQQQSLQSSLAAITARMRSTILRALTSRALVDRRHVTCAIASADAKIVQVDNPARLVVTDAVLHAVLAAFDGKLSDGDVVLTNDPFSGGTHLQDATLVTPIFLRKKLVGYGIAQVPLADIGGQSLGGYYPFALEIWAEGVRVTPVKFYRGRQIQRDALTMLLLNSRLPHLIEKDVEIVVGVLNQCKTDVKSLVTQYTTADYTREVQDLLADTEAQARRAIQTFAFGKGYGQSVPIHSCLEEKEFRVVTRLSIVDGTVRIDFSDTSPTAKGFINATATTTKAAALMPFLGLWPSLFVNSGLLSVFSCVIPEGSLLNAKVPQSVGWSVYEPSLTVAYGIDAHIQQAQLAYVSVPQVTNTFSPPALPFMITGCGRPGCPFPSLPRA, from the coding sequence ATGTCATCGAGGTGCTGTGATATGGCAGCTATCGCAAAACCACAACAGCAGTCACTGCAGAGCAGTCTTGCAGCTATCACTGCACGTATGCGTTCAACGATTCTGCGCGCACTCACATCGCGCGCGCTGGTTGATCGCCGCCACGTCACGTGCGCGATAGCTTCTGCTGATGCAAAGATTGTTCAGGTCGATAATCCTGCGCGGTTGGTTGTTACTGACGCAGTGTTGCACGCGGTACTCGCAGCCTTTGATGGTAAGCTATCTGACGGTGATGTTGTCCTCACCAATGACCCTTTCTCCGGCGGTACACATTTACAGGATGCAACGTTAGTTACGCCAATCTTTCTCAGGAAAAAGTTAGTTGGGTATGGCATCGCCCAAGTACCGCTCGCGGACATTGGCGGTCAGTCGCTTGGAGGCTATTATCCGTTCGCTCTGGAAATCTGGGCTGAAGGGGTTCGCGTCACTCCGGTCAAGTTCTATCGTGGTAGGCAGATACAGCGTGATGCACTCACGATGCTATTGCTGAACAGTCGCTTGCCGCATTTGATCGAAAAAGATGTGGAGATCGTGGTTGGTGTGTTGAATCAGTGCAAAACCGACGTCAAATCTCTCGTGACTCAATACACAACAGCAGACTATACACGGGAAGTGCAGGATCTTCTCGCTGACACAGAAGCACAAGCACGTCGAGCAATTCAAACGTTTGCGTTCGGCAAGGGGTACGGCCAGAGCGTACCCATTCATTCGTGCTTGGAGGAAAAAGAGTTTCGCGTTGTGACACGTCTATCGATAGTTGATGGCACCGTGAGAATAGACTTCTCAGACACCTCACCTACAGCCAAAGGCTTTATCAATGCAACCGCGACAACCACGAAAGCTGCAGCACTCATGCCATTCTTGGGCCTGTGGCCGTCGCTGTTCGTAAACTCAGGATTGTTAAGCGTGTTTTCGTGTGTCATTCCTGAAGGAAGCTTGCTCAACGCCAAAGTGCCACAGTCGGTGGGGTGGTCAGTGTACGAACCAAGTTTAACAGTCGCGTATGGAATAGATGCCCACATACAACAAGCGCAATTAGCATACGTATCCGTACCCCAGGTAACGAATACTTTCTCGCCTCCTGCCCTACCCTTTATGATCACAGGTTGTGGGCGTCCGGGATGTCCGTTTCCCTCTCTGCCACGTGCATAA
- a CDS encoding hydantoinase/oxoprolinase family protein, translated as MTSYTLGIDVGGTFTDLVCADETGHIETEKVLSTAENQALGVLSGIEKLAGKYGLRGNDLLRKISVIVHGTTVATNTMLEYNGANTGLITTAGFRDIIEIRRNYKEAAFDIRLPAPHPIVPRRKRLGVTERIDAEGTIVKPLAEDEVREAVKRLAAMEVESIAVCYLFSFLNPVHELRTREIIHETLPDVYVALSSEVLPQVREFERLSTTLVDAYVTPRLRRYLQRLQAELRERGFGGEIFIMHGNGGVVGIEQASHHGVQALLSGPASGVVAGAHLGQSSGFKNVITIDMGGTSFDVCLVQDGRPRIGTDQWMSRYRVAVPFIDIHTIGAGGGSIAWVDEGGALRVGPESARANPGPACYGFGGQQPTVTDADVVLGYVNPDSFLGGEMRLNADAARQAIMTKVAEPLGMNLLQAASGIFRIVNNGMSNSVRQVSLAKGYDPRDFALTAFGGAGAIHAGALVEPLGIRTILVPKNTAPMLCALGDLLSDLRVSRVRSFYARGSTIDLKSMNELYQRMRAEADEALGAQRAHLQGIITQLAVEMRYVGQTHEVTVPISNSDGMISATDMSAAIRGFHELHKQLYTFNKPEDDVEVLSVQLDLVGVRIKPVLQTVPRQGGDPQPALKGKRPVYSPLAQDFVETNIYDGNRMMAGNIIEGPAVIEEKATSIVIFPGQRATLADHLTYVIEVL; from the coding sequence ATGACGTCGTATACTTTGGGCATTGACGTTGGTGGCACGTTTACCGATTTGGTGTGTGCGGATGAAACCGGTCACATAGAAACCGAAAAAGTCCTCTCGACCGCTGAGAACCAAGCTCTCGGTGTTCTCTCGGGGATCGAGAAACTGGCTGGGAAATATGGCTTGCGTGGCAACGATTTGTTACGGAAGATTTCGGTGATCGTGCACGGCACGACCGTGGCAACGAACACGATGCTGGAATACAACGGCGCGAATACGGGACTCATTACTACTGCAGGTTTCCGTGACATCATCGAGATTCGCCGCAACTATAAAGAAGCGGCATTTGATATTCGTCTGCCTGCCCCGCATCCCATTGTCCCACGCCGTAAACGCTTGGGGGTGACCGAACGCATCGATGCGGAAGGCACTATTGTAAAACCCCTTGCAGAAGACGAGGTCCGAGAAGCGGTCAAACGCCTCGCGGCAATGGAGGTCGAGTCGATCGCGGTGTGTTATCTGTTCTCGTTTCTGAACCCGGTCCATGAACTGCGCACGCGTGAGATCATTCATGAGACACTGCCTGATGTATATGTCGCGTTGTCGTCTGAAGTACTACCGCAAGTGCGAGAGTTCGAGCGGCTCAGCACGACGTTAGTTGATGCGTATGTCACTCCGCGTTTACGCCGATATCTGCAACGTCTGCAAGCTGAGCTGCGCGAACGTGGCTTTGGCGGTGAGATCTTCATCATGCATGGCAATGGCGGCGTGGTTGGCATCGAACAAGCCAGTCATCATGGAGTGCAGGCGTTGTTATCCGGGCCAGCCAGTGGCGTGGTTGCTGGTGCGCATCTCGGTCAGAGTTCTGGCTTCAAGAATGTCATTACCATCGACATGGGCGGCACGAGCTTTGATGTCTGCCTGGTGCAAGATGGTCGCCCGCGCATTGGCACCGACCAATGGATGAGTCGCTATCGCGTGGCAGTGCCGTTTATCGATATTCACACCATAGGCGCAGGTGGAGGCAGTATCGCCTGGGTTGATGAAGGTGGGGCATTACGAGTCGGTCCAGAAAGTGCGCGCGCCAATCCTGGTCCAGCGTGTTATGGCTTTGGTGGACAACAACCAACGGTGACAGATGCGGATGTCGTCTTGGGATATGTCAATCCAGACTCCTTCCTCGGTGGCGAGATGCGCTTGAATGCTGACGCAGCACGTCAGGCAATTATGACCAAAGTTGCCGAGCCGTTGGGAATGAATCTGCTACAAGCTGCGAGCGGCATCTTCCGTATCGTCAATAACGGCATGAGCAACAGCGTGCGCCAAGTGTCATTGGCCAAGGGATATGATCCACGGGACTTTGCTCTGACCGCATTTGGCGGTGCTGGAGCGATCCATGCAGGCGCATTGGTCGAGCCACTGGGTATTCGTACCATTCTGGTGCCGAAGAATACCGCGCCAATGCTGTGCGCGTTAGGCGATCTGCTGTCGGATTTACGGGTCAGTCGTGTACGCAGCTTCTATGCACGTGGGAGTACCATCGACCTGAAGAGTATGAACGAGTTATATCAGCGCATGCGTGCTGAAGCAGACGAGGCACTTGGTGCGCAGCGAGCGCATCTCCAGGGAATCATCACCCAGCTTGCCGTAGAAATGCGTTACGTCGGTCAGACCCACGAAGTCACCGTACCGATTTCCAATAGTGATGGCATGATCAGCGCGACGGATATGAGCGCGGCGATTCGCGGCTTTCATGAACTCCACAAGCAGTTATATACCTTTAACAAGCCCGAAGATGATGTCGAAGTCCTGAGTGTCCAACTCGATCTCGTTGGCGTACGTATCAAACCGGTCCTGCAAACCGTGCCACGACAAGGCGGCGATCCTCAACCAGCGCTCAAAGGCAAACGTCCGGTGTACTCGCCGCTTGCCCAGGACTTCGTGGAGACCAACATTTATGACGGGAATCGCATGATGGCAGGAAATATTATCGAAGGTCCGGCTGTGATTGAAGAAAAGGCAACATCGATTGTGATTTTTCCTGGTCAGCGAGCGACGCTCGCTGACCATCTGACCTATGTCATCGAGGTGCTGTGA
- a CDS encoding purine-binding chemotaxis protein CheW, translating to MDTQGINHLIVGWLDSQRYALRLGVVERIVRAVEVTPLPHAPEIVQGVVDIEGVVIPVVNVRRRLGLPERPIALNDRFIVIRTRKRPVIVVLDTVQEILEISAEQIMTAEQIVPRSQHLAGVVKLSDGMIFIHDLDQFLSLDEEQSLNHALLQA from the coding sequence ATGGATACTCAGGGGATAAATCACCTCATTGTTGGCTGGCTTGATTCGCAACGATATGCATTACGCTTAGGCGTGGTCGAACGTATCGTTCGTGCGGTTGAAGTAACTCCGCTCCCCCATGCGCCCGAGATCGTTCAGGGCGTTGTCGACATTGAAGGTGTCGTCATCCCTGTGGTCAATGTCCGCCGTCGCCTCGGCCTTCCAGAACGTCCCATTGCTCTCAATGACCGCTTCATCGTTATTCGGACACGAAAACGACCAGTGATTGTCGTGTTGGACACGGTTCAAGAGATTCTTGAGATCTCCGCAGAACAGATCATGACAGCTGAACAGATCGTGCCTCGCTCGCAGCACCTTGCGGGAGTGGTCAAGCTGTCCGACGGGATGATTTTTATTCACGACTTGGATCAGTTTCTCTCTCTCGATGAGGAGCAATCCCTCAATCACGCTCTCCTGCAGGCATAA
- a CDS encoding protein-glutamate O-methyltransferase CheR: MRSNPSITLSCRHKRLTMLPSLPTKLLLSLSERIEAAMGLYFPPERLADLERKIRLVARELAFLDLEAFVRQLLASPFANDQVRTLAGYLTIGETYFYREPQVWDILQNEILPSLIADRTDHTQSLRFWSAACSTGEEPYTLAMTLTQAFPQCQEWRPVVLATDVNPKALCRAQAGVYSSWSFRVTSPEIRGRFFQPVENKQFAIRAEIQKMVTFAEANLVDPSPIPNSEMMDVILCRNVLFYFSPERARRVLERCYDSLVDGGWLIVSPVETTYLGDLPFVPVLIEGNTVYRKKARLSYRPTDWSTPSPVVPQHMPRQVPSLTPLQMTVATSLSTDDQKTSSATVTVNPDFSLDPVLSSPPSMPVESVSPYEQARALYEQGHYEQVIAFLVPRCGEADCSIPMTARDNAMLTLLARAYANQGCSLEARAWCEKAIANDRFDAGLYYLYATVLLELGCFA; the protein is encoded by the coding sequence ATGAGGAGCAATCCCTCAATCACGCTCTCCTGCAGGCATAAGAGGCTGACAATGCTCCCATCGCTGCCAACCAAACTCTTACTTAGCTTGAGTGAACGTATTGAAGCTGCGATGGGCTTATACTTTCCTCCAGAGCGACTCGCCGACTTGGAACGAAAAATTCGCCTTGTGGCCCGTGAACTCGCCTTTCTTGATCTGGAAGCGTTCGTTCGTCAACTGCTCGCCTCTCCTTTCGCGAACGATCAGGTACGAACCCTGGCCGGGTATCTCACTATTGGAGAGACGTACTTCTATCGTGAGCCCCAAGTATGGGACATACTCCAGAATGAGATTCTTCCATCGCTGATTGCTGACCGGACTGATCATACGCAATCGCTTCGCTTCTGGAGTGCAGCCTGTAGCACCGGTGAGGAACCGTATACGCTGGCGATGACGCTGACCCAAGCCTTTCCCCAGTGCCAGGAATGGCGGCCTGTCGTTCTTGCGACGGACGTGAACCCCAAAGCCTTGTGTCGTGCTCAAGCCGGGGTCTACAGTTCCTGGTCATTTCGCGTCACGTCACCGGAAATACGGGGACGATTTTTTCAGCCTGTAGAGAACAAGCAGTTCGCCATTCGAGCAGAAATTCAAAAGATGGTGACTTTCGCCGAAGCGAACCTTGTCGATCCCAGTCCCATCCCAAACAGTGAGATGATGGACGTCATCCTCTGTCGCAATGTGTTGTTTTACTTTTCCCCCGAACGAGCGAGGCGTGTACTGGAACGCTGCTACGACAGTCTCGTCGACGGCGGTTGGCTCATTGTGAGTCCGGTAGAAACGACCTACCTCGGCGATCTTCCTTTTGTTCCAGTGTTGATCGAAGGCAATACGGTCTATCGGAAAAAAGCGCGACTCTCGTACCGCCCGACTGACTGGTCGACTCCGTCGCCCGTGGTCCCTCAACACATGCCGCGGCAAGTCCCTTCTCTCACGCCGCTGCAGATGACTGTGGCAACGAGCCTGAGCACTGACGACCAGAAGACCTCGTCTGCGACAGTGACAGTCAATCCGGACTTCAGTCTCGACCCTGTTCTTTCTTCGCCACCCTCGATGCCCGTGGAGAGTGTCTCACCGTACGAACAAGCGCGTGCCTTGTATGAACAAGGGCACTACGAACAAGTGATTGCGTTCCTCGTGCCGCGGTGTGGTGAAGCCGACTGCTCGATTCCGATGACCGCACGCGATAACGCCATGCTCACGTTGTTGGCCCGTGCCTACGCCAACCAAGGATGTTCGCTCGAAGCCCGAGCCTGGTGTGAGAAAGCAATTGCCAACGATCGTTTTGACGCTGGCCTGTATTACCTCTATGCAACCGTGCTGCTGGAACTGGGATGCTTCGCATAG